The following is a genomic window from Opitutus sp. ER46.
CCGCGCACCCGCGCCGTCCTCGTCGTTCACTATCAGGGCGCCAGCGCGGACCTCGACGCCATCATCCCGGCGGCCCGCGCCCGCGGCTTGCTCGTGATCGAGGACTGTGCCGAGGCCCCCGGCGCCACCTACCGCGGCCGGCGCCTCGGCTCCCTGGGCGATGCCGGCATCTACAGCTTCCAACACAACAAGCCGATGACCGCCGGCGAGGGCGGCCTGGTCGTCACCAACAGCGCCTACCTCTACGAACGCGCGGTCCGCCTGCACGACCTTGGCCAGTTCCGGCCGTACCACGCCACCATCACCCCGCCGGTCGAAGCGGCCTTCTGCGGCGCACAATACCGGATGTCCGAGCTCACCGCCGCCGTGGCGCTCGCCCAACTGCGCAAGCTCGACGCCATCCGCGACCACTGCCGCGCGCTCAAGGCCCGGATCGTCGCCCAGCTCGCGAAGCTCCCGGGCATTCAGCTCCGGCCGCTCGCCGACCCCGAGGGCGATTTCGGCTTCGAGTTGTACTTCTACGCGCGCAATGCGGACACCGCCGGAACGTTTCGCGCCCGGCTCCAGCAGCGCGGCGTCGCCTGCCAGCAGCGCACGGGCACGTATCCCCAATACCGTCGCGACTACGTGATCTCCGGCCGCGCCGCCCACCGCGAACTCTCGCCGTTCCGCAATCTCGGTCCCTGGCCCGCCCCCGGTTACCGCGCCGAGGATTTTCCGAAAACCGAGGACCTCACCTCCCGCTTCGTCGCCCTCCCTCTCGGCTGGAAGTACACGACTGACGATGCCGACCACATCGCCGCCAGCGTTGCCGCCGTCCACCGGGACTTGGCCTAAAGCAGTTTTCGCTCCGCGAAAACTGAAGTAGGCCCGGTTCTCGTTCTCGCGCGCTCGTCTCGCGCTACCGAGCTCGCCACCTTTTCCCGTCCGCCCACTTTCACCCTCACTCTCACTTTCACTCCGAAGGTCATTTCGCAGGACACCCGCCACTCTGGGCGCGCGATTCTGCCGTCGATCCGCCCCTTTTGCGCCCCTTCGGGGCGCGCGAAATCCGTAGGGATTCGCATCGGGATCCCCAAACGGGGCGCGATCATCCGCCCGTGACGCGTCTCCGCTCTCGGAATGTCCGCCCCCCGCCTCCGCGAAAGCCGACGATCAGGAGGGGCCGAGGGTGACAATTATAAACGGCTACCCCGTCCCGACTTCCGGGATAATGTCCAGATACTGGATCATAATGTCCAGATACTCGGGAATAATGTCCGGATACTGCTTTCGGTTTTTCCGCAGGAAAAAACAAAAGACCGACGCAAAACCTGCGTGAACGACTCGAAGAATTCTCACGGACTCTCGCGCCGCGGTTCACACCAACGCACGAGTTCCGCGAAAAAATCGCCGATCCCATCGCCAGATTGAGAACGTGTGAAAACGAGAACGATCACTCGCCCCCAACTTTTCCACGTCGAACTTCGGCGCCTGCAACCTTTGAACCTGTAACCTTTCAACCTGTAACCCCGGCGCGCCGTTGCGCGCGCTCCGCCACCACACGAACCGCGCGCGCGACTTTCGCCACGTACGCTTCGCCCATCGCTTCGTTGATCGTGAGTTTGATGCTGTCCTTCAAGATGGCCTCGGCTTCCGGACAATGCACGGTCCGATAGTCCATCTGCGTCAGGCCGAACTCGCGAATGGGCCAGTGCCCACCGAAGAAATTGTGGTTCTGGAACACCGGATACTGGTACACCGGCCGCGGGATGTACCCCGCCGTGCAGCTCACGCCTTCCGCGTTCAACGCGGCCGCGAACTCGTCCCGACTGACGCGAAAGTGTCCCGGCTCCAGCCGCAGCAGGAAGAACCAGAAGCTGTGCGTGTCCCCGCGCCGAATCATCGGCAGCCGCAGCCCGGACGTCCCGTCGAGTTCGGCGAGCAGTTGCGAGCCCGCCCGCACGCGTGCCGTCACGATCTCCTCGAGCTTGCCCAACTGTGCCGTCGCCACCGCGGCCTGCGGCTCGCTGATCCGATAGTTCGGCGCCAGCTCCAGCGGATCCCGGCCGCCTGCCTCGCGATCGTAAAACTTGTCGCCCCACTTGCCGAGCCCGCGACCCAGCGCGTCGCGGTTCGTGCCCACCACGCCGCCATCGCCGCAGCTCACGTGCTTGAACTCGTTGAACGAGTAACACGCCAGATCCCCCTGCAGCCCCACGGGCTCGCCCTGCCAGCGCGCGCCCCAGGCCTGCGCACAGTCCTCGATCACGGCGAGCCGGTGCTCCCGCGCCAGCGCCATCAACGCCTGCATGTCGCAAGGATTCCCCGCCAGGTGCACCGGCATGATCGCCCGCGTCTTCGGCGTGATCCGTCGCCTCACGTCCGCCGGATCCAGGTTGTACGTGCCCGGCTCCAGGTCCGCGAACACCGGCACCGCTTGCTGATAGAGAATCCCGATCACCGATCCCATATCCGTGATCGCCGGCACGATCACTTCATCCCCCGGCTGCAGCCGCAACGCCGCCACCGCCACATGCAGCGCCGCCGACCCTGACGAGGTCGCGAAACAGTACGTCAGCGGATACCTCCGACGAAATGCCTCGTAGAGCGCCTCTGTCTGCGGCCCCTTCCAGTAAAACAGCGACCGCTGCTTCACCATCGTCGTCAGCCGCGCCAACTCCGCGTCCCCCCAGCGCACCGGCAGCGGCTGCGGTTCATCGACGATCGGGTGCCCGACTTCGGATGCGCTCATGGGGTCAGAAAGCTCTTCAGGTTCGCGGCGGCAATCTTGGCCTTCAGCCGCGCCGGCGCCCGCGCGGACTCCAGCTTCGCGCCCGCCGCCGCCGTAATCAGGAACGGCGTGTGCGAGGCAAACACGAGCTGCTCGGCCGCCACTTTC
Proteins encoded in this region:
- a CDS encoding DegT/DnrJ/EryC1/StrS family aminotransferase; protein product: MNASPRPCPPPGLGSAAIGPEEEALVLDALRRGELFRYYGNDPAHPPPFAARLEAEAATLFGVRYALAVSSGTAALETILAASGVGPGSEVIVPAWSWISCFTAIVRCGARPVLAEVDGSLCLDPAEIDRLTTPRTRAVLVVHYQGASADLDAIIPAARARGLLVIEDCAEAPGATYRGRRLGSLGDAGIYSFQHNKPMTAGEGGLVVTNSAYLYERAVRLHDLGQFRPYHATITPPVEAAFCGAQYRMSELTAAVALAQLRKLDAIRDHCRALKARIVAQLAKLPGIQLRPLADPEGDFGFELYFYARNADTAGTFRARLQQRGVACQQRTGTYPQYRRDYVISGRAAHRELSPFRNLGPWPAPGYRAEDFPKTEDLTSRFVALPLGWKYTTDDADHIAASVAAVHRDLA
- a CDS encoding DegT/DnrJ/EryC1/StrS family aminotransferase, which gives rise to MSASEVGHPIVDEPQPLPVRWGDAELARLTTMVKQRSLFYWKGPQTEALYEAFRRRYPLTYCFATSSGSAALHVAVAALRLQPGDEVIVPAITDMGSVIGILYQQAVPVFADLEPGTYNLDPADVRRRITPKTRAIMPVHLAGNPCDMQALMALAREHRLAVIEDCAQAWGARWQGEPVGLQGDLACYSFNEFKHVSCGDGGVVGTNRDALGRGLGKWGDKFYDREAGGRDPLELAPNYRISEPQAAVATAQLGKLEEIVTARVRAGSQLLAELDGTSGLRLPMIRRGDTHSFWFFLLRLEPGHFRVSRDEFAAALNAEGVSCTAGYIPRPVYQYPVFQNHNFFGGHWPIREFGLTQMDYRTVHCPEAEAILKDSIKLTINEAMGEAYVAKVARAVRVVAERAQRRAGVTG